The following coding sequences are from one Lolium rigidum isolate FL_2022 chromosome 6, APGP_CSIRO_Lrig_0.1, whole genome shotgun sequence window:
- the LOC124665653 gene encoding proactivator polypeptide-like 1 translates to MACSTRRLAFVLVLAFSTVVAESRHASWGSTDPYACILKKESMPQVSRGEGSTVANEKLCQLCQQYSTEALFYLQQNETKAEILGVLNHACANLGPLRQQCITLVDYYIPILLLEVSVVKPEQFCESAHLCPKGPAMRVSARGEACGLCHQALVEVLTMLKDPNAKLEIVKLLLKTCSKSEQYAPLCKRLVLEYTPLVLVKLQKYLETTDVCYAIHACKTGTPATMETAPLSVAL, encoded by the exons ATGGCGTGTTCGACGAGGAGGCTCGCGTTCGTACTTGTGCTAGCATTTTCAACCGTGGTAGCAgagagcagacatgcatcttgggGGAGCACAGACCCATATGCCTGCATATTGA AAAAGGAAAGCATGCCCCAAGTAAGCAGAGGAGAAGGATCAACTGTGGCTAATGAAAAGCTGTGCCAACTATGCCAGCAATACTCAACCGAAGCATTATTCTACCTCCAACAGAACGAGACCAAGGCTGAGATTCTCGGCGTCCTTAACCACGCGTGCGCAAATCTGGGACCTCTAAGACAACAG TGCATCACGCTGGTCGACTACTACATCCCAATTCTCTTGTTGGAGGTCTCCGTGGTTAAACCTGAGCAGTTCTGTGAGTCGGCGCACCTCTGCCCGAAGGGGCCAGCGATGCGGGTGTCCGCTAGAGGGGAGGCCTGTGGTCTATGCCACCAGGCTCTTGTCGAAGTTCTGACCATGCTAAAAGATCCTAACGCGAAG CTGGAGATAGTTAAGCTTCTTCTCAAAACATGCAGCAAGTCGGAGCAATATGCACCGCTG TGCAAGAGGCTGGTGCTTGAATATACCCCACTAGTTCTGGTGAAACTCCAGAAGTACCTTGAGACAACAGACGTCTGCTACGCAATACATGCGTGTAAAACAGGCACGCCGGCAACGATGGAAACCGCTCCTCTATCTGTGGCTTTGTGA